Proteins encoded by one window of Aliivibrio wodanis:
- the nlpI gene encoding lipoprotein NlpI (CDS is truncated at the C-terminus in comparison to orthologues), translated as MNWIQVACMGAVLVLSGCASTENSSSWIYPPMAVPLQASIQQEIQLSRLDQLLLRSDIDDITRSKMFYERGLINDSLGLRDLARVDFTQSLNLKPDQSNVFNILGVYYTQNTDFDGAYEALDSALELDPTNQFAERNLAIALYYGQRYDQAYEIALKHYNDAPMDPYRAVWLYWIGLEIDPIKATEQFRTQYQQRVGEDFGWELAGVILKETPDDVFLKEIISGTRTNLALAEKLTEGYFYLAKRYQYEGDYSDAIALYKLAMAGNVYEFVEHRYAFVELGNIYKALREQQEQKIKEQAALKSE; from the coding sequence GTGAATTGGATTCAAGTTGCGTGTATGGGCGCAGTATTAGTATTATCAGGGTGTGCGTCTACGGAGAATTCTTCTAGTTGGATTTATCCACCAATGGCTGTTCCTTTACAAGCCAGTATTCAGCAAGAGATTCAACTTTCACGCTTGGATCAGCTTTTATTACGTTCTGATATTGATGACATAACCCGCTCAAAGATGTTTTATGAGCGTGGCTTAATAAACGATAGTTTAGGATTGCGAGATCTTGCTCGTGTAGATTTTACTCAGTCACTAAATTTAAAGCCAGATCAAAGTAATGTTTTTAATATTTTGGGTGTTTATTATACTCAAAATACCGACTTTGATGGAGCTTATGAGGCGCTCGACTCTGCATTAGAGCTTGACCCAACAAATCAATTTGCAGAGCGTAATTTAGCTATCGCGCTCTATTACGGTCAGCGTTATGATCAGGCGTATGAGATCGCACTAAAACACTATAATGATGCTCCAATGGATCCATATCGTGCAGTTTGGCTTTACTGGATTGGTCTTGAAATAGATCCGATTAAGGCAACAGAACAATTTAGAACGCAATATCAGCAAAGAGTTGGTGAAGATTTTGGTTGGGAGCTTGCAGGGGTGATCCTGAAAGAAACACCAGATGATGTATTTTTAAAAGAAATTATAAGTGGAACTCGAACTAACCTTGCTCTTGCGGAGAAACTGACGGAAGGGTATTTTTATTTAGCAAAACGTTATCAATATGAAGGTGATTATTCAGATGCTATTGCTTTATATAAACTAGCGATGGCAGGTAATGTGTATGAGTTTGTCGAACATCGTTATGCGTTTGTTGAGTTAGGTAATATCTATAAAGCTTTACGTGAGCAGCAAGAACAGAAGATAAAAGAGCAAGCAGCTTTAAAGTCTGAATAA
- a CDS encoding peptidase, U32 family — protein sequence MKYALGPLLYFWSKENIESFYQKAINSETDIIYLGESVCSKRREMRPKDWFSIAKEISDSGKQVVLSTMALLEAPSEVNVMKKYIDNGDFIIEANDVSAIQLASESKIPFVVGPAINCYNAQTLNLFLKQGMTRWCMPVELSREWLQNVLMQCDDLGIKGKFETEVFSYGYLPLAYSARCFTARAENKPKDECETCCIKYPNGITVNSQEGQEVFTLNGIQTQSGYCYNLINDLPSMNELVDVVRLSPLSVETFSEVSKFKANETGAEKFALKDARHCNGYWHNIAGLDIKI from the coding sequence ATGAAATATGCATTAGGTCCACTTTTGTATTTTTGGTCTAAAGAAAATATTGAATCGTTTTATCAAAAAGCGATCAATAGCGAAACTGATATTATTTACTTAGGTGAAAGTGTTTGTTCGAAACGCCGAGAAATGAGACCTAAAGATTGGTTCTCTATTGCAAAAGAGATCTCTGACTCAGGCAAACAGGTTGTTCTATCTACTATGGCACTACTAGAGGCACCGAGTGAAGTCAATGTAATGAAAAAATACATAGATAACGGTGACTTCATTATTGAAGCTAACGATGTATCAGCTATTCAACTTGCCTCTGAAAGTAAAATCCCTTTTGTGGTTGGTCCTGCCATTAATTGCTATAACGCTCAGACACTCAATCTGTTTTTAAAGCAAGGTATGACTCGTTGGTGCATGCCTGTAGAGCTTTCTCGTGAATGGCTACAAAACGTATTAATGCAATGCGATGATTTAGGAATTAAAGGGAAGTTTGAAACCGAAGTATTTAGTTATGGCTATCTTCCTTTAGCTTATTCTGCTCGTTGCTTTACCGCAAGAGCTGAAAATAAACCTAAAGATGAATGTGAAACCTGCTGCATTAAATACCCAAATGGCATCACAGTAAATAGCCAAGAAGGGCAAGAAGTGTTTACGCTAAATGGTATTCAAACCCAATCAGGTTATTGCTATAACTTAATTAATGATCTACCAAGCATGAATGAACTTGTTGACGTTGTTCGTTTAAGCCCATTAAGTGTTGAAACCTTTAGTGAAGTCTCTAAGTTTAAAGCTAATGAGACTGGTGCTGAAAAATTTGCGTTGAAAGATGCCCGTCACTGTAATGGCTATTGGCATAATATTGCAGGCCTTGATATTAAAATATAG